Proteins co-encoded in one Centropristis striata isolate RG_2023a ecotype Rhode Island chromosome 24, C.striata_1.0, whole genome shotgun sequence genomic window:
- the LOC131962686 gene encoding uncharacterized protein LOC131962686 yields MEELVLAAEELPAISRALQDLGQFARANKVKTIALTDEEVATFKCVICRDPMKHPMASSCCRSLIGCQVCIEQWVNHEPSCPKCRDVEFGAKMFVLTGIEDTISILKDTIRD; encoded by the exons ATGGAGGAGCTGGTCCTGGCAGCAGAGGAGCTGCCAGCAATTTCCAGAGCCCTCCAGGACCTGGGACAATTCGCCAGGGCCAACAAGGTCAAAACCATAGCCCTGACGGATGAGGAGGTGGCCACCTTTAAGTGTGTCATTTGTAGAG ATCCCATGAAGCACCCCATGGCCAGCTCATGCTGCCGTAGCCTGATAGGTTGCCAGGTATGCATTGAGCAGTGGGTCAACCATGAGCCCAGCTGCCCCAAGTGCCGTGATGTGGAATTTGGGGCAAAAATGTTTGTTCTGACTGGGATTGAGGACACCATTAGCATCCTCAAAGACACAATTAGAgactag